The following are encoded together in the Acidimicrobiales bacterium genome:
- a CDS encoding alpha/beta hydrolase: MASVTVGDLELHYDEHGRPDGPPLVLLHGAGGTADDADAGWAGLVPAFAPHFRVLAVEHRGHGRTGNPAGFLSFTQMEDDLAGFLEAVGAVPAHVAGISDGGVVALGTALRRPHLTASITLVGTNHRVDATTAAVTASLDPDAVEREAPEAVARFAARHDPFRHPGYWKDLIRQVQANNTDQPSWTEDDLARVACPTLLVAGEDDPFANAEQMATMKRSIPGAEWLIVNHSGHGVHAEHPEIVGPRVLDFLLRHAAAG; this comes from the coding sequence ATGGCATCGGTCACGGTCGGCGACCTCGAGCTCCACTACGACGAGCACGGCCGGCCCGACGGCCCGCCGCTCGTCCTGCTCCACGGCGCTGGCGGGACGGCCGACGACGCGGACGCCGGCTGGGCCGGGCTGGTGCCGGCGTTCGCGCCCCACTTCAGGGTCCTCGCCGTCGAGCACCGGGGCCACGGCCGCACCGGCAACCCGGCCGGCTTCCTGTCCTTCACGCAGATGGAGGACGACCTGGCCGGCTTCCTGGAGGCCGTCGGCGCCGTGCCGGCCCACGTGGCCGGGATCAGCGACGGCGGGGTCGTCGCCCTCGGCACCGCCCTGCGCCGGCCCCACCTGACGGCCTCGATCACCCTCGTCGGCACCAACCACCGGGTCGACGCCACCACGGCCGCGGTGACGGCGTCGCTCGACCCCGACGCCGTGGAGCGGGAGGCGCCCGAGGCCGTCGCCCGCTTCGCCGCCCGCCACGACCCGTTCCGCCACCCCGGCTACTGGAAGGACCTGATCCGCCAGGTGCAGGCGAACAACACCGACCAGCCGTCGTGGACCGAGGACGACCTCGCCCGGGTGGCCTGCCCCACCCTGCTCGTGGCCGGCGAGGACGACCCGTTCGCCAACGCCGAGCAGATGGCGACGATGAAGCGCTCGATCCCGGGCGCCGAGTGGCTGATCGTGAACCACTCCGGCCACGGCGTGCACGCCGAGCACCCCGAGATCGTCGGGCCGAGGGTCCTCGACTTCCTCCTGCGCCACGCCGCCGCTGGGTAG
- a CDS encoding inorganic diphosphatase — protein MDVEVVVEIPRGSRNKYEMDHDSGAVWLDRMLFTSTMYPADYGFIEGTLGEDGDPLDAMVLLDEPTFPGCHIRARPVAVFWMTDEAGPDAKVLCVPATDPRWHHMGDIGDVPDHVMAEISHFFEVYKALEPNKGTELRGWQSRAEAEAAVEDARRRLAEHR, from the coding sequence GTGGACGTCGAGGTCGTCGTCGAGATCCCGCGGGGCAGCCGCAACAAGTACGAGATGGACCACGACAGCGGGGCCGTGTGGCTCGACCGCATGCTGTTCACGTCGACGATGTATCCGGCCGACTACGGCTTCATCGAGGGCACGCTCGGCGAGGACGGCGACCCGCTCGACGCGATGGTCCTCCTCGACGAGCCGACCTTCCCCGGCTGCCACATCAGGGCGAGGCCGGTGGCCGTGTTCTGGATGACCGACGAGGCCGGGCCGGACGCCAAGGTGCTGTGCGTGCCGGCCACCGACCCCCGGTGGCACCACATGGGCGACATCGGCGACGTGCCCGACCACGTGATGGCCGAGATCAGCCACTTCTTCGAGGTGTACAAGGCGCTGGAGCCGAACAAGGGCACCGAGCTGCGGGGGTGGCAGTCGAGGGCCGAGGCCGAGGCCGCCGTCGAGGACGCCCGCCGGCGCCTCGCCGAGCACCGCTGA
- a CDS encoding peroxiredoxin, with amino-acid sequence MGPAVAGAPLPDLALASTAGGRVALRRLGRPRAVVFAYPMTGRPGVPLPAGWEEIPGAVGCTAEACGFRDRHAALAGAGVEVYGLSTQGEADQQEAVGRLGLPYPLLSDEAAAVADALGLPTFTAGGRRRYERLTLVVRAGVVEHVFHPVPDPAAHAAEVLAWLGGGGS; translated from the coding sequence GTGGGCCCTGCCGTCGCGGGCGCGCCGCTGCCCGACCTCGCGCTGGCGTCGACGGCCGGCGGCCGGGTCGCCCTGCGCCGGCTGGGGCGGCCGAGGGCCGTGGTGTTCGCCTACCCGATGACCGGCCGGCCCGGCGTGCCCCTGCCGGCCGGCTGGGAGGAGATCCCCGGCGCCGTCGGGTGCACGGCCGAGGCGTGCGGCTTCCGGGACCGGCACGCCGCGCTGGCCGGCGCGGGGGTCGAGGTGTACGGGCTGTCCACCCAGGGCGAGGCGGACCAGCAGGAGGCGGTCGGCCGGCTCGGGCTGCCCTACCCGCTGCTGTCCGACGAGGCCGCCGCCGTCGCCGACGCGCTCGGCCTGCCCACGTTCACGGCCGGCGGCCGCCGCCGCTACGAGCGGCTGACCCTCGTCGTCCGCGCCGGCGTGGTCGAGCACGTGTTCCACCCGGTGCCGGACCCGGCCGCCCACGCGGCCGAGGTGCTGGCCTGGCTGGGCGGCGGCGGGTCGTGA
- a CDS encoding NAD(P)-dependent oxidoreductase, protein MSERVAVLGLGGMGSRLARRLVDGGCEVVVWNRTPARAEAAAAWGARPAASPAEAARDAGLVVTMVADPAALAAVTEGQDGALAGMREGSVLVEMSTVGPTAVARLREAAPPGVAVVDAPVLGSLSEADAGTLHVFVGGDAPAVERCLPVLGLLGRPVVVGGPGAGAAAKLVANTTLVGVLTVLGEAMAVGRGLGLPDAVLFEVLARTPLAAQAERRRPAVESGEYPLRFALGLAVKDADLIRDAAAAAGVDVRTVEAARSWFADAAGGGLAGADYSAVMAWILGRAGRAGAQAE, encoded by the coding sequence GTGAGCGAGCGGGTCGCCGTGCTCGGGCTCGGCGGCATGGGCTCGCGCCTGGCGAGGCGCCTGGTCGACGGCGGGTGCGAGGTCGTCGTCTGGAACCGGACGCCGGCGCGGGCGGAGGCGGCGGCGGCGTGGGGGGCGAGGCCGGCGGCGTCGCCGGCCGAGGCGGCGCGCGACGCCGGCCTGGTGGTCACGATGGTGGCCGACCCGGCGGCGCTCGCCGCCGTCACCGAGGGCCAGGACGGCGCCCTGGCCGGCATGCGGGAGGGGTCGGTGCTGGTCGAGATGTCGACGGTCGGCCCCACCGCCGTCGCCCGGCTGCGGGAGGCGGCGCCGCCCGGGGTCGCCGTGGTCGACGCGCCCGTGCTCGGCAGCCTCTCCGAGGCCGACGCCGGCACGCTCCACGTGTTCGTCGGCGGCGACGCCCCGGCCGTCGAGCGCTGCCTCCCCGTGCTCGGGCTGCTCGGGCGGCCCGTCGTGGTGGGCGGGCCGGGGGCCGGGGCGGCGGCCAAGCTGGTGGCCAACACCACGCTGGTCGGCGTGCTCACCGTGCTCGGCGAGGCGATGGCCGTCGGCCGGGGCCTCGGCCTGCCCGACGCCGTGCTGTTCGAGGTGCTGGCCCGCACGCCCCTCGCCGCCCAGGCCGAGCGCCGGCGGCCGGCCGTCGAGTCGGGGGAGTACCCGCTGCGGTTCGCGCTCGGCCTGGCGGTGAAGGACGCCGACCTGATCCGCGACGCGGCCGCGGCCGCCGGGGTGGACGTGCGGACGGTGGAGGCGGCCCGCTCGTGGTTCGCCGACGCCGCCGGCGGCGGCCTGGCCGGCGCCGACTACTCGGCCGTGATGGCCTGGATCCTCGGCCGGGCCGGCCGTGCCGGCGCTCAGGCGGAGTGA
- a CDS encoding ferredoxin, which translates to MRITLDSSKCQGHGRCYALAPALFDADDDGYAVLRTDGSVPAGLEEQAQLAVDNCPEFAIEADHSA; encoded by the coding sequence ATGCGGATCACGCTCGACAGCTCGAAGTGCCAGGGGCACGGCCGCTGCTACGCCCTCGCCCCCGCCCTGTTCGACGCGGACGACGACGGCTACGCCGTCCTGCGCACCGACGGCTCGGTGCCGGCCGGGCTGGAGGAGCAGGCCCAGCTGGCCGTCGACAACTGCCCCGAGTTCGCCATCGAGGCCGATCACTCCGCCTGA
- a CDS encoding cytochrome P450, with protein sequence MERPPITDWATDFDHTHPDYAARAPEIWDELRERCPVAHSDRFGGVWLPTRHADVAEIAHDTEHFSSEGVIVTGWKPEGLAPVGYAPPITSDPPFHATARRLLLPAFSPKEIARWEPAARAACRELLDDLLAGDGDVVDAAAQYAQHIPVRVIAEMLGVPREDGDRFRVFIHRIMETPGEGIEGLVYEDTLDWYLTRVIDDHRATPRDDLIGFLLNAEMDGRPLSTEHIRGTIGLLLIAGIDTTWSAIGASLWHLAGHPEDRERICRDPSVLPFAVEELLRFYAPVTMARIVAEDVELGGECLRPRDWVLVPFPAANRDPDAFERAGQFVVDRARNRHVTFGLGVHRCLGSNLARMELRVAVEEWLARVPEFELTDPGAVRWSTGQVRGPRVLPVRVRRATEVR encoded by the coding sequence GTGGAACGACCGCCGATCACGGACTGGGCGACCGACTTCGACCACACCCACCCCGACTACGCGGCCCGCGCCCCCGAGATCTGGGACGAGCTGCGGGAGCGGTGCCCGGTCGCCCACTCCGACCGCTTCGGCGGGGTCTGGCTGCCGACCCGCCACGCGGACGTGGCCGAGATCGCCCACGACACCGAGCACTTCAGCTCCGAGGGCGTGATCGTCACGGGGTGGAAGCCGGAGGGCCTGGCGCCGGTCGGCTACGCGCCGCCCATCACCTCCGACCCGCCGTTTCACGCCACGGCCAGGCGCCTGCTGCTGCCGGCGTTCTCCCCGAAGGAGATCGCGAGGTGGGAGCCGGCGGCCAGGGCGGCGTGCCGGGAGCTGCTCGACGACCTGCTGGCCGGCGACGGCGACGTGGTCGACGCCGCCGCCCAGTACGCGCAGCACATCCCCGTGCGGGTGATCGCCGAGATGCTCGGCGTGCCCCGCGAGGACGGCGACCGGTTCCGGGTGTTCATCCACCGGATCATGGAGACGCCGGGCGAGGGCATCGAGGGCCTCGTCTACGAGGACACGCTGGACTGGTACCTCACCCGGGTCATCGACGACCACCGGGCCACGCCGCGCGACGACCTCATCGGTTTCCTGCTGAACGCGGAGATGGACGGGCGGCCCCTGTCCACCGAGCACATCAGGGGCACCATCGGTCTGCTGCTGATCGCCGGCATCGACACCACGTGGTCGGCCATCGGGGCCAGCCTGTGGCACCTGGCCGGGCACCCGGAGGACCGGGAGCGGATCTGCCGCGACCCGTCGGTGCTGCCGTTCGCCGTCGAGGAGCTGCTGCGGTTCTACGCGCCGGTGACGATGGCCCGCATCGTGGCCGAGGACGTGGAGCTCGGCGGCGAGTGCCTGCGGCCGAGGGACTGGGTGCTGGTGCCGTTCCCGGCCGCCAACCGGGACCCGGACGCGTTCGAGCGGGCCGGGCAGTTCGTGGTCGACCGGGCGAGGAACCGCCACGTCACGTTCGGCCTCGGCGTGCACCGCTGCCTCGGGTCGAACCTGGCCCGCATGGAGCTGCGGGTGGCCGTCGAGGAGTGGCTGGCCCGGGTGCCGGAGTTCGAGCTGACCGACCCCGGCGCCGTGCGGTGGTCGACCGGCCAGGTGCGGGGGCCGAGGGTGCTGCCGGTCAGGGTCAGGCGGGCGACGGAGGTGCGGTGA
- the ligD gene encoding non-homologous end-joining DNA ligase: MSGDGVVVEAAGREVVVTSPEKVFFAERGDTKLDLVRFYQAVEGPLMAAMGGRPVLLQRFPNGAGGSSFFQKRVPDSRPEWLETTIVSTPNGTTSRALVAADLAHVIWAVNLGCLGFHVWPTTAADPDHADELRVDLDPTPGVTFPMVQEAAREVRALFDEVGVVGMPKTTGNRGIHVYVRLQHRWSSYDVRAAAVAVARELERRRPDLITAAWWKEERGRRVFVDFNQNAPHKTVFGAWCVRARPGAQVSTPFAWDELAEVHPDRFTMATVPPRVAEQGDPWAPMAATPQSLEPLLELHERDMASGLRDAPWPPVYPKMPGEPARVAPSRAKKPRPTE, from the coding sequence ATGAGCGGCGACGGCGTCGTGGTCGAGGCAGCCGGGCGCGAGGTGGTGGTGACCTCGCCGGAGAAGGTGTTCTTCGCCGAGCGGGGCGACACCAAGCTCGACCTCGTCCGCTTCTACCAGGCCGTCGAGGGCCCGCTGATGGCGGCCATGGGCGGCCGGCCCGTGCTGCTCCAGCGCTTCCCGAACGGGGCCGGCGGCTCGTCGTTCTTCCAGAAGCGGGTGCCCGACTCGCGCCCGGAGTGGCTCGAGACGACGATCGTCAGCACCCCGAACGGCACCACCTCCCGGGCGCTCGTCGCCGCCGACCTCGCCCACGTGATCTGGGCGGTGAACCTCGGCTGCCTCGGGTTCCACGTGTGGCCGACGACGGCGGCCGACCCGGACCACGCCGACGAGCTGCGCGTCGACCTCGACCCCACGCCGGGCGTCACCTTCCCGATGGTGCAGGAGGCCGCCCGCGAGGTGCGGGCGCTGTTCGACGAGGTCGGCGTCGTCGGCATGCCGAAGACGACCGGCAACCGGGGCATCCACGTGTACGTGCGGCTCCAGCACCGGTGGTCGTCCTACGACGTGCGGGCCGCCGCCGTCGCCGTGGCCCGCGAGCTCGAGCGCCGCCGGCCGGACCTGATCACCGCGGCGTGGTGGAAGGAGGAGCGGGGCCGGCGGGTGTTCGTCGACTTCAACCAGAACGCGCCCCACAAGACCGTGTTCGGCGCCTGGTGCGTGCGGGCCAGGCCCGGGGCCCAGGTGTCCACCCCGTTCGCCTGGGACGAGCTGGCCGAGGTCCACCCCGACCGGTTCACGATGGCGACGGTGCCGCCCAGGGTGGCCGAACAGGGCGACCCGTGGGCGCCGATGGCCGCCACCCCGCAGTCCCTCGAGCCCCTCCTCGAGCTGCACGAGCGGGACATGGCGAGCGGGCTCCGGGACGCGCCGTGGCCGCCCGTCTACCCGAAGATGCCGGGCGAGCCGGCCCGCGTCGCGCCGAGCCGGGCGAAGAAGCCGCGCCCTACGGAGTGA
- a CDS encoding zinc-dependent alcohol dehydrogenase, whose translation MKATCWMGALRVEVRDVPDPTILNDRDAIVRVTSTAICGSDLHLYDGYVPTMEKGDILGHEFMGEVVEVGKGVGNLDVGDRVVVPFPIACGNCWPCRQGATSLCENSNPNAGMADKLWGHSPCGIFGYSHLLGGFAGGQAEYVRVPFADIGPLKVDPDLSDEQVLFLSDVFPTGYMGAEMCDIQPGDTVAVWGAGAVGLFAMASAFMLGAHRVIAVDRFGYRLDKASEIGAETIDYEDVDVADALAEMTGGRGPDAAIDAVGMEAHHASGPIEAYDKVKQAARLETERPHALRQAITSVRNGGTVSVVGVYGGFVDKFPMGSIVNRSITLRSGQCHVHRYLRPLLARIRNGEIDPRFVISHRLRLADAPHGYDIFKHKQDDCLKIVLTP comes from the coding sequence ATGAAGGCCACCTGCTGGATGGGCGCGCTGCGGGTCGAGGTGCGCGACGTCCCGGACCCGACGATCCTGAACGACCGGGACGCCATCGTCCGCGTCACGTCCACCGCCATCTGCGGGTCCGACCTCCACCTCTACGACGGCTACGTGCCGACCATGGAGAAGGGCGACATCCTCGGCCACGAGTTCATGGGCGAGGTCGTCGAGGTCGGCAAGGGCGTCGGCAACCTCGACGTCGGCGACCGCGTGGTCGTCCCGTTCCCGATCGCCTGCGGCAACTGCTGGCCGTGCCGCCAGGGCGCCACGTCGCTGTGCGAGAACTCGAACCCCAACGCGGGCATGGCCGACAAGCTGTGGGGCCACTCCCCCTGCGGCATCTTCGGCTACTCCCACCTGCTCGGCGGCTTCGCCGGCGGCCAGGCCGAGTACGTCAGGGTGCCCTTCGCCGACATCGGGCCGCTGAAGGTCGACCCCGACCTCTCCGACGAGCAGGTGCTGTTCCTCTCCGACGTGTTCCCCACCGGCTACATGGGCGCGGAGATGTGCGACATCCAGCCCGGCGACACGGTGGCCGTGTGGGGCGCCGGCGCCGTCGGCCTGTTCGCCATGGCCAGCGCGTTCATGCTCGGCGCCCACCGGGTGATCGCCGTCGACCGCTTCGGGTACCGGCTCGACAAGGCGAGCGAGATCGGCGCGGAGACCATCGACTACGAGGACGTCGACGTCGCCGACGCGCTGGCCGAGATGACCGGCGGCCGGGGCCCGGACGCGGCGATCGACGCCGTCGGCATGGAGGCCCACCACGCCTCCGGCCCGATCGAGGCCTACGACAAGGTGAAGCAGGCGGCCCGGCTGGAGACCGAGCGCCCGCACGCCCTCCGCCAGGCGATCACGAGCGTCCGCAACGGCGGCACCGTCTCGGTCGTCGGCGTGTACGGCGGCTTCGTCGACAAGTTCCCGATGGGGTCGATCGTGAACCGGTCGATCACGCTGCGGTCGGGCCAGTGCCACGTCCACCGCTACCTCCGGCCCCTCCTCGCCCGCATCCGCAACGGCGAGATCGACCCCCGCTTCGTGATCTCCCACCGGCTGCGCCTCGCGGACGCGCCCCACGGCTACGACATCTTCAAGCACAAGCAGGACGACTGCCTGAAGATCGTCCTCACTCCGTAG
- a CDS encoding SRPBCC family protein: MARPSQRAGRGLARTMAWFSVALGVPQVVAPGRVARFVGVADTKGTRALVRAVGVRELTGALGLAGRSRPPAWMGARVAGDAMDLAALGLALRDGGNDRGRLRAATAAVAGVTVLDVVGARRRARASGRSAGDGALQGWAAVTVNRSPEEAYRFWRDLERLPSFMDHLRSVTVDGDGRSHWVANAPAGRTVEWDAELVEDRPGEVIAWRSVGRSRVQTTGSVRFAPAPGGRGTEVTVEITYSPPAGALGAAVAKLFGEEPLQQVKDDLRRFKQVLETGEVVRSDGSPDGSRSLRQVHQRPAQPVGGSGR, encoded by the coding sequence ATGGCGAGACCGTCGCAGCGAGCCGGCCGGGGGCTGGCGAGGACCATGGCCTGGTTCAGCGTCGCCCTCGGCGTCCCCCAGGTCGTGGCCCCCGGGCGGGTGGCCCGGTTCGTCGGCGTGGCCGACACGAAGGGCACCCGGGCGCTCGTGCGGGCCGTCGGCGTGCGCGAGCTCACCGGCGCGCTGGGCCTGGCCGGGCGGTCCCGGCCGCCGGCGTGGATGGGGGCGCGGGTGGCCGGCGACGCCATGGACCTCGCCGCCCTCGGGCTCGCCCTGCGGGACGGCGGCAACGACCGGGGCCGCCTCCGGGCGGCGACCGCGGCCGTCGCCGGGGTCACGGTGCTCGACGTGGTCGGCGCCCGCCGCCGGGCGAGGGCGTCGGGCCGCTCGGCCGGCGACGGGGCCCTGCAGGGCTGGGCCGCCGTCACCGTCAACCGGTCGCCCGAGGAGGCCTACCGGTTCTGGCGGGACCTCGAGCGGCTGCCGTCGTTCATGGACCACCTGCGCTCGGTGACGGTGGACGGCGACGGCCGCTCCCACTGGGTGGCCAACGCCCCCGCCGGGCGCACGGTCGAGTGGGACGCCGAGCTGGTCGAGGACCGGCCCGGCGAGGTCATCGCCTGGCGGTCCGTCGGGCGGTCCAGGGTGCAGACGACGGGCTCGGTGCGGTTCGCGCCCGCGCCGGGCGGCCGGGGCACCGAGGTGACCGTCGAGATCACGTACTCGCCGCCGGCCGGCGCGCTCGGCGCGGCGGTGGCCAAGCTGTTCGGCGAGGAGCCGCTCCAGCAGGTGAAGGACGACCTCCGCCGGTTCAAGCAGGTGCTGGAGACCGGCGAGGTCGTGCGGTCCGACGGCAGCCCGGACGGGTCGCGGTCGCTGCGCCAGGTGCACCAGCGACCGGCCCAGCCGGTGGGAGGGAGCGGACGATGA